TGGGTATCCAGGAGATGCGCGAGGAGCTGGAGGAACTGGCCTTCCAGAACCTCGACCCTGAAGCCTATGAGGCCATCAACCGGCACCTGCACGAACTGACGGCCAAGAGCGAGAAGCTCGTCGAGGAGATCGAGCGGACGCTCACCACCAAGCTGAGGGCTCAGGGCATCGACGCGCAGGTGACGGGGCGTCAGAAGCGCCCCTATTCGATCTGGCGCAAGATGGAGCGCAAATCCGTCTCGTTCGAACAATTGTCCGATATCTTCGCCTTCCGCATCATCGTCGGCACCGTCGACGAATGCTACCGCGCGCTCGGCATCGTCCATACCAGCTGGCCCATGGTTCCGGGCCGCTACAAGGACTACATCTCGACGCCCAAGCAGAACGACTACCGCTCGATCCACACCACGGTGATCGGCCCCGGCAGCCAGCGTGTCGAGCTTCAGATCCGCACGGAGGTGATGGACCAGGTCGCCGAATACGGAATCGCGGCCCATGCCCTCTACAAGGAGGGCGTGAACGACAATTCCCGCCTCGCCACGGAAAGCCGCGCCTATCAGTGGCTGCGGCGCACGATCGATCTCCTTGCGGAAGGCGACAATCCCGAAGAGTTCCTCGAGCATACGAAACTCGAACTCTTTCATGACCAGGTTTTCTGCTTCACGCCGAAGGGCCGCCTCATCGCCCTTCCGCGCGGTGCGACGCCGATCGATTTCGCCTATGCGGTGCACACGGATGTCGGCAACACGGCGGTCGGCTGCAAGATCAACGGACGCATGTCGCCGCTGCTCACCGAGCTTCAGAACGGCGACGAGGTGGAAATCGTTCGCGCCGAAGGGCAGACGCCGCCCGCAGCCTGGGAATCCCTCGTGGTCACCGGCAAGGCCCGCGCCTCGATCCGGCGTGCCACGCGCGCGGCCGTCCGGCGGCAGTATACGGGCCTCGGCCATCAGATCCTGGAGCGCGCCTTCGAGCGCGCGGGCAAGACCTTCTCGGACGAAAAACTCAAAGGCGCCCTGCCCCGGCTTGCGCGCGTTTCCGTGGAGGACGTGCTGGCGGCGGTAGGCCGGGGCGAGATGTTCTCCGGCGACGTGGTGCGCGCCGTCTATCCCGACTACAAGGAGGAACGCCGCACCGGAACGGACGGCAGGGCCATGGGCCAGCCGGACGGCATGGGCACGCGACCGACCGGCGAACAGACGGACGGCATCCCGATTCGCGGCCTCAACAGGGACATGCCGATCCGCTTCGCCCCGGAAGGCGGGGCCGTGCCGGGCGACCGGATCGTCGGCATTCTGACCCCCGGCCAGGGAGTCACCATCTATCCCATTCAGTCCCCTTCGCTCGCCGATTTCGACAACGAGCCGGATCGCTGGATCGACGTGCGCTGGGATCTCGAAACCGGCTCGACGCAGCGCTTTCCGGCGCGCATCAAGCTGCAATCGATCAACGAACCGGGATCGCTCGCGCAGATCGCGCAGGTCATCGCGGATCACGACGGCAACATCGACAACGTGAACATGAAGCGGCGCACGCAGGACTTCACCGATATCACCATCGATCTGACCGTCTGGGATCTGAAGCATCTCAATGCGATCATCGCGGAGCTTCGCGCCAAGCGCGTGGTCAGCCGTGTCGACCGCGTGACCGGATAATCGCCCATGCCGGCCAAGCCGCGCATCGCCGTCATCATGGACGAGAACACCAGCGTCGACGGCACGCGCTACGACATGACGAAGAAGTATTTCGTCGCCGTTCACCGTGCCGGCGGCCTGCCTTTCGGCATTCCGTATGTCATGGACATGGTCGAATCCGTGGTCGACGCGTTCGACGGCTTCATGAGCGTGGGCGGCCGCTTCGCCTTTCCGAACGAATGGTTCGCCGAAGGCCAGGTTTCCAAGGCCCCGCATTCCGAGCGGCTCGACGTGGAGCTCGCGCTCATGCGGGGCTTCCTCGAACGCAACAAGCCGGTGCTCGGAATCTGCAACGGCATGCAGGTTCTCGCAGGCCTGCACGGCTGCCGCCTCTCACCGGACGTGCGCGCGATGGGGCCGCATATCCTGGAGCACGACAAGCGCGATCACCTGCATCCGGTCGCCATCGAAGACAATACCCGGCTGTTCCAAATTGTCGGGCGGCGCGAGCTTTCCGTGAACACCTTCCACCGGGAAGCCGTCATCGAGCTTTCAGACCGTGTCGTGGCGAGCGCCCATGCGGCAGACAGCGTGATCGAGGCGATCGAAGTTCCCTCCCGCCGTTTCGCGCTTGGGGTGCAATGGCATCAGGAACTGTTCGCAGACCAGGACCACCCGGGCAATACGATCTTCACGGCGCTCGTTCAGGCGGCAGGACAAAGCCGATAAGCACTAGCGCACCGCGCGGAAAAGTGGCCCCGGTTTTTCGCCGGAACGATGCGCTCTTTCCAAGAAGGGAGCATCGGAATCGATCCCAAAAGTGGATTCCACTTTTCACGTCCGATGCTCTAGAGCAAAGTCAATGACGGCTTTGTCAGCATGAGCCAGACGATGCCGAGAACGGCGAAGAAGGCTGGGATTCCACAAGCAAACCAGATCGGAAACAGCCGATAATAAAGATCGGGAAGAGGTTGGCCTTTCGCAGCCGCAGCCCGTGCCAGATCGCGCATGCGGATTTGGATCCAGACGACAGGTAGCCAGAATAAGCCGGTTATCACATAGAGGCCGAGCGACAGGATAAGCCACCCCTCTGTCAAAGACCAACCGATCATATAGGCGAGACCGGCTCCGGTGATCGGTTGCGCAACGACGGCCGTTGCCGTGAATAGCATGTCTGCAATGACAACGCTCGAGGCAACATGAGCGATCAGTACGGGACGATGCGTTCTGTGCGCCATCAGCATGAAGAACGCAATGCCGGCTCCAGTTCCGAGAAGCACCGTCGCGCCAATGACATGAAGCCAGCGAAGAAGATCGACAAAGTCCATCAGCGTTCATCCGCGATGGCGAGCGCCACCAGAGCAAGAACAGCCCCGGGGGGAGTTTTGACGAAGGCTCCTAAAGGATCGAGCCAGAGATCGGGCGTGAGCGCTGTGCCGGCCACGAGATAGGCCAGCGTTACCATAATCATTCCGAAGGCAGCGGTTTTGTGCAGAGAGCGCACGAGCAATAACGTACCGAGAACGATATCGACCATGCCGCCGCCGAGAACGGCAGCCCTTGCAAGCTCCGCACCAAGACCTCTCTGTGTAAGAATGGCAGCAGCCCTCTCCATTTCAATGAGCCCTACGATCCCAGACGCCAGCCAGAACATGCTGAGGGTTACGACGATGGGTGGCTTTAAAAGCCACAGCCTCGCAAACCACCTTTCCTGAGCGTTTGCAGGCATATGGCTCAAGATCGTCGATAGACTTGACGGGAGACGACCGCTTGCCCGCAGCCAGGCCTCAGGATTTCCCCTCACGCCTGTCGCGAGTTGACGGAGAACGGTCGTGCGCACAGGCGGACGCCATCCGAGAAAGCTGACAGCATCACCGATCTTGAAGATAGCCTGACCGATCACTCTTGGCACAGGAACAGTTCGAACGGGCGGGAAGCCGAGCCAGGACCGAAACGCGAGCACAATTTCCTTCAGTGAATGAACCTGCGTCTCGACGAGATCATAGGCAGTTCTGGCCTCGACATGTCCTTCGACGCACGCGAGCACGGCATCAGCGACATCGTCGACGCCGACAGTCTGGATGGGCTCCCGCTCTTGGAGCATCGGAAGAATGAACGGGAATGAAGCAAGAGCGCGAATAAGAGCCGTGCCGCCATATGCAGCTCTCGCGATGACGAGCCCTGGTCTCAGAACAAACCACTCGAGATCGGATGTCATCAACGCCTCGTCGGCTTCCGCTTTCGTGCGAAGGAACGCTGTGTCCGCATCGCGAGAAACGCCGACAGCCGACACCTGCACGACCCTCGCGCACCCGGCGATCCGACAGGCTTCGAAGAGAGCCTTCACGGCATCTGCCTGCAAAGCCTGAAGATTGTCCCGAGGGCTGTCCTGCAAGGCGCCCGAGCAGTTTACGACAATCTGAATGCCGGAGAGAATCGGTAGCCAATCCTGTAGATGGGTGAGAGAAGCAATGTCTCTTTCAACCCAATCCGCGCCGGGGCATATCCTGCGAGCAAGGCTGACGGAACGTCCCAAACCCGTGACCTGATGCCCGGATTCCAGCAGTCGCGAAACGACAGGATGCCCTATTAAGCCATACCCGCCCAGCACAAGAACATGCATTTGCATCGCCTCTTGAGGTTTATGGCATCGTTTGGAGAGATACCCCGCCCTCGCGGGAACCCTGTTACACTTCCATGTGCGCTCTTGCATCTGAAAATCGAGCCTACGCAACCGCCGGGTATAGGATAATCAGCCCCTGCCATGACGACAGGTGCTCCATGACCCCGAACGAAGTTCTCGAAGAATTCCGCTCTGTCGGCGCTTTGCTGGAGGGGCACTTCATTCTCTCGCCGGGGCTGCATAGCCCGGTTTTCCTGCAGAAGATGTTCGTGTTCCAGGACCCCGCCCGCACGGAGCGGGTCTGCCGGGCGCTGGCCGAGAAGATCAAGGAAAAGTTCGGGGCCGTCGATTACGTGGTCTCCCCGGCCGTCGGAGGAATCGTCCCCGGCTATGAAACGGCCCGGCATCTCGGCGCCAAGGCGATCTTCGAAGCGTTCATGCGGCCAGCCGGGAAGAGCGGAGCCCCCCGTTCCCGTCACGACCGTTGCGTCTGAATATGCATCGACGCCCAAAGTGCGGCCTGCGTGCGGTTTTTCGCCCGGACCTTGCGCAGGATGGACTTGACGTGGACCTTGACGGTGGCCTCGGTGATCTCGAGCCTGCGGGCGATGAGCTTGTTCGATGCGCCCTCCGTCAGGCATTCGAGAACGGCTCTTTCGCGGGAGGACAGCTCTTTTCTCCTGTCGAGATCTTGGGGAAGGCCGGGCCTTCGGAGGGCAGTCAGGACCGTCGCCGGGACAAGCCTTTCGCCCAGCATGACGAGGTCCAGCATCTTGAGGAGCGCTTCATGCGAGGTCGATGTGTCGAGGCAGGCCGCCGCCCCCGCATCGAACGCGATCAACATCTGCTGCGGATCGCACCGCTCGACGAACATGACGATCCGGGCGGATGGATTCTGCGCCAAGAGCGCCCGCACCTGCCGGCATGTTTCCGAATACTCCTCACCCGCGTTCATGATCAGGAGAAGCGCCGCTCTCTGCCCTCCGAGCAACGACCGTGCGTCGTCGAGGCTCGCGATGGAGAGAACGGGAGAATAGGCGCTCCCTGTCAGGATCCGCCTCATCCCCTCACGGAGCAGGCCATTCGGCTCGACCAGGAGCGTCAGGACCTGCTCCGCGCCGCCGCGCTCTCCGGCTTTTCCTGCCGCCTGACTGTAACGGAGCGGCGAGCGGCCGGCGGCATGGCCGATCCGGACATGGGCGCCCATGATGACGGATGCTCTGGTCGCCTGAAAGCCGCCGGGTTCATCGCCCCTCTTTCCAGTCCCCGAACCTGCAGGGGGTTCGACACTTCGTATTCTCATGGCTCTGGTCCTCATATCCGGCCGCAGGAAAGGCGGGCAGACCCGTATGACGCCTCGAAACCGGATCCCGCCCGGTTGCCTGGAACAGGCCCCCTTGGCGTCGTGTAGATGGAACGTCATATCGTTTTTCAAGTGCGCTTCCACACAAGGTCTATAGGCACCGGGAGGCTGATCCCGCGTTGTTCCCGGCGCGAACGCCCTTGCGTCTCGGCAACTCACCTGCCACACAGCGCTGACGCAGGAGACCTGAGCCATGACCCCGAACGACATCCTCGACGAATTCCGCTCCGCCGGCGCCTTGCTCGAAGGGCACTTCGTCCTCTCGTCGGGCCTGCACAGCCCGGTCTTCCTGCAGAAGATGTTCGTGTTCCAGGACCCCGCCCGCACGGAGCGGGTCTGCCGGGCGCTGGCCGAGAAGATCAAGGAAAAGTTCGGGGCCGTCGATTACGTGGTCTCCCCGGCCGTCGGCGGAATCGTCCCCGGCTATGAAACGGCCCGGCATCTCGGCGCCAAGGCAATCTTCGTGGAGCGGGAGAACGGCGCCTTCACCCTGCGGCGGGGATTCACGATCCCGGAAGGAGCACGCGTCGTGATGGTGGAAGATATCGTGACGACCGGCCTCTCGTCGCGGGAATGCCTGGCGGCCCTCAGGGACTATCCGGGGACCCTCCTGGGCGCCGCTTGCCTGATCGACCGTTCCGGCGGCAAGGCGGATCTCGGCGTGCCCCTCGTCTCCCTGGTCCAGCTCGACATTCCGGCCTACGAGCCCGACAAGCTGCCCCCGGAACTCGCCGCTCTTCCGGCGGTCAAGCCCGGCAGCCGAAGCCTCAAATCGTAAAAATTGTTGATTTTTCAGTAGAAGGCTTGACGGCCCCCTTTCCGCCACCTTGACTCTTTTCTTTTACTCACCATTAAGTATTCGAGCTTGTGGTTTTTACTCGTCTAAAGGGTTGATAACAGCCTGTTCTCGGGCACGTCCTGTTCTTGTTGCGCAATTGTATTGTCCGCATAAATAATAGATGTCGCTGCGACCGATTGGGTTGTTATGCTGCCCAGGCAGACACAAAAAGAGAATACTTATGTCAGGCCAGCAGCGGATCGCACTCTTCATTGACGGAGCGAACCTTTACGCTACGACAAAGACACTTGGGTTCGATATCGACTACAAGCGTCTTCTGAAGGAATTCCAGGGTCGGGGCACGCTTGTGCGTGCGTTCTACTACACGGCGCTCGTCGAAGATCAGGAATACTCCTCTATCCGCCCGTTGATCGACTGGCTCGATTACAACGGCTATCGGGTGGTGACGAAGCCCACCAAGGAGTTCGTCGATTCGGCAGGTCGCCGTAAGGTGAAGGGCAATATGGATATCGAGCTCGCGATCGATGCGCTCGAGCTGTCGCCCTATATCGACCACATGGTGCTGTTCTCCGGCGACGGGGACTTCCGCTCCCTGGTCGAGGCGATGCAGCGCCGGGGCGTTCGCGTGTCCGTGGTCTCCACCATCACCACGCAGCCCCCCATGGTCGCCGACGAACTGCGCCGTCAGGCGGATGAGTTCCTCGACCTTTCGCAACTGGCCTCCCGGATCGGCCGCGACCCCTCGGATCGACCGCAGCGCGTGGCCGGCGAAGGCAGCGACCGTCCCCGCCAGCAGCATCAACAGCAGCAGCCCCGCAACGGAGCCCTGGAGAGCCGCTACGGCATCCGGCAGGGCCAGGACGACGAATTCGATCTTTGAGGTCGCCGCTCCTACAGCATCGGACGTGAAGTCGAACCCACGTCCGATGCTGTAAGCTTCTGTTTTTGAGCATCTTTTCACGCAAAACTGGTGCCCACTTTTGCGTTCGATGCTCTATCTCTTTGATGGAGCATCGTTTTTCGCGAAGAACCGGCTCCTACTTCTTCGCGCGATACTCCAGGAAAACGATGAAGCACGGCCGGGTGCGTCCCGGCCGTCGTCCTGTGCCTTGACGGTCAAAGCGTTCCCGCCTCGACCTCGCAGTCCAGGCCGAGCGCGCCGGCGGTATTGCTGACCGTCGCCAGGCATAGGTTGACCTGGCTCTCCGGAATGAACACGGCGAAGCGGGTCACGTAGAGACCGCCTTCCGCGCTCCCGAGCTTGCGGGCCTCCAGGCGCACAATGTTGGAATCGTATTGCTTGAAGACTTCGGCGAGCCGCGCCACGAGGCCGAGCTGATCGCCGCCGCTGATCGTGATGCGGTGCGTGATGGTGCCCGCAGGCCCCGGGCTGGGATCGAAGGCGTAAGGAACGGCGCGAATCTCGGCGCCGGCGAGATCCGGAAGCCGACTGAGGCCCGCCTCGATGTCGCCCGCTTCCAGGCCTGCAGGAAGCTCGCACAGGGCCACAAACTCCGCCCCGGAGCCTAGAGCCGAGAAGGTCGTATCTCTCAGGTTCACGCCGACGTCGAACAGGTGCTCCGCAATCGCGGCGACAAGCCCGACACGGTCGGGGCCGAGAACCGAGACAAGAGCGACGGACGCCATACCAGATCCTCCCAGACAAAGGGGGACTTAGAGCATCGGACCCAAAAGTGGATTCCACTTTGGGATCCGTTCGATGCTCCCCTTATAGAAAAGCACATCGCTCTGGCGTCCTGTCAGCCCTTCTCGCGCATCAGGCGCGCCTTCTCGCGATTCCAGGTACGCTGTTTGTCGGTCTCGCGCTTGTCGTGGAGCTTCTTGCCCCGGCC
This window of the Microvirga sp. TS319 genome carries:
- a CDS encoding LuxR C-terminal-related transcriptional regulator: MRIRSVEPPAGSGTGKRGDEPGGFQATRASVIMGAHVRIGHAAGRSPLRYSQAAGKAGERGGAEQVLTLLVEPNGLLREGMRRILTGSAYSPVLSIASLDDARSLLGGQRAALLLIMNAGEEYSETCRQVRALLAQNPSARIVMFVERCDPQQMLIAFDAGAAACLDTSTSHEALLKMLDLVMLGERLVPATVLTALRRPGLPQDLDRRKELSSRERAVLECLTEGASNKLIARRLEITEATVKVHVKSILRKVRAKNRTQAALWASMHIQTQRS
- a CDS encoding gamma-glutamyl-gamma-aminobutyrate hydrolase family protein, which produces MPAKPRIAVIMDENTSVDGTRYDMTKKYFVAVHRAGGLPFGIPYVMDMVESVVDAFDGFMSVGGRFAFPNEWFAEGQVSKAPHSERLDVELALMRGFLERNKPVLGICNGMQVLAGLHGCRLSPDVRAMGPHILEHDKRDHLHPVAIEDNTRLFQIVGRRELSVNTFHREAVIELSDRVVASAHAADSVIEAIEVPSRRFALGVQWHQELFADQDHPGNTIFTALVQAAGQSR
- a CDS encoding glycine cleavage system protein R; protein product: MASVALVSVLGPDRVGLVAAIAEHLFDVGVNLRDTTFSALGSGAEFVALCELPAGLEAGDIEAGLSRLPDLAGAEIRAVPYAFDPSPGPAGTITHRITISGGDQLGLVARLAEVFKQYDSNIVRLEARKLGSAEGGLYVTRFAVFIPESQVNLCLATVSNTAGALGLDCEVEAGTL
- the pyrE gene encoding orotate phosphoribosyltransferase, encoding MTPNDILDEFRSAGALLEGHFVLSSGLHSPVFLQKMFVFQDPARTERVCRALAEKIKEKFGAVDYVVSPAVGGIVPGYETARHLGAKAIFVERENGAFTLRRGFTIPEGARVVMVEDIVTTGLSSRECLAALRDYPGTLLGAACLIDRSGGKADLGVPLVSLVQLDIPAYEPDKLPPELAALPAVKPGSRSLKS
- a CDS encoding bifunctional (p)ppGpp synthetase/guanosine-3',5'-bis(diphosphate) 3'-pyrophosphohydrolase, encoding MMRQYELVERVKRYNPSADEALLNRAYVYAMMAHGNQKRASGDLFFGHPLEVAAILTDMKLDEATIAAAVLHDTVEDTEATLEEINKTFGTQIGALVDGLTKIKRLDLVSKRAAQGENFRKLLLAIADDVRVLLVKLADRLHNMRTLGFMPPEKRQRIAQETLEIYAPLAGRMGIQEMREELEELAFQNLDPEAYEAINRHLHELTAKSEKLVEEIERTLTTKLRAQGIDAQVTGRQKRPYSIWRKMERKSVSFEQLSDIFAFRIIVGTVDECYRALGIVHTSWPMVPGRYKDYISTPKQNDYRSIHTTVIGPGSQRVELQIRTEVMDQVAEYGIAAHALYKEGVNDNSRLATESRAYQWLRRTIDLLAEGDNPEEFLEHTKLELFHDQVFCFTPKGRLIALPRGATPIDFAYAVHTDVGNTAVGCKINGRMSPLLTELQNGDEVEIVRAEGQTPPAAWESLVVTGKARASIRRATRAAVRRQYTGLGHQILERAFERAGKTFSDEKLKGALPRLARVSVEDVLAAVGRGEMFSGDVVRAVYPDYKEERRTGTDGRAMGQPDGMGTRPTGEQTDGIPIRGLNRDMPIRFAPEGGAVPGDRIVGILTPGQGVTIYPIQSPSLADFDNEPDRWIDVRWDLETGSTQRFPARIKLQSINEPGSLAQIAQVIADHDGNIDNVNMKRRTQDFTDITIDLTVWDLKHLNAIIAELRAKRVVSRVDRVTG
- a CDS encoding DUF2269 family protein, with the translated sequence MDFVDLLRWLHVIGATVLLGTGAGIAFFMLMAHRTHRPVLIAHVASSVVIADMLFTATAVVAQPITGAGLAYMIGWSLTEGWLILSLGLYVITGLFWLPVVWIQIRMRDLARAAAAKGQPLPDLYYRLFPIWFACGIPAFFAVLGIVWLMLTKPSLTLL
- a CDS encoding NYN domain-containing protein, whose translation is MSGQQRIALFIDGANLYATTKTLGFDIDYKRLLKEFQGRGTLVRAFYYTALVEDQEYSSIRPLIDWLDYNGYRVVTKPTKEFVDSAGRRKVKGNMDIELAIDALELSPYIDHMVLFSGDGDFRSLVEAMQRRGVRVSVVSTITTQPPMVADELRRQADEFLDLSQLASRIGRDPSDRPQRVAGEGSDRPRQQHQQQQPRNGALESRYGIRQGQDDEFDL
- a CDS encoding SDR family oxidoreductase produces the protein MQERTWKCNRVPARAGYLSKRCHKPQEAMQMHVLVLGGYGLIGHPVVSRLLESGHQVTGLGRSVSLARRICPGADWVERDIASLTHLQDWLPILSGIQIVVNCSGALQDSPRDNLQALQADAVKALFEACRIAGCARVVQVSAVGVSRDADTAFLRTKAEADEALMTSDLEWFVLRPGLVIARAAYGGTALIRALASFPFILPMLQEREPIQTVGVDDVADAVLACVEGHVEARTAYDLVETQVHSLKEIVLAFRSWLGFPPVRTVPVPRVIGQAIFKIGDAVSFLGWRPPVRTTVLRQLATGVRGNPEAWLRASGRLPSSLSTILSHMPANAQERWFARLWLLKPPIVVTLSMFWLASGIVGLIEMERAAAILTQRGLGAELARAAVLGGGMVDIVLGTLLLVRSLHKTAAFGMIMVTLAYLVAGTALTPDLWLDPLGAFVKTPPGAVLALVALAIADER